Proteins found in one Crassostrea angulata isolate pt1a10 chromosome 3, ASM2561291v2, whole genome shotgun sequence genomic segment:
- the LOC128178960 gene encoding paired box protein Pax-8-like encodes MGGSYVNGKALPESVRRQIVEMSLNNIRACDIAKQLKVSHGCVSKLLKKYRNTGSFKAGSTGGSKPKVAIPEVVDIIMNYKDENPTMFAWEIRDRLIKERRCTKLNVPSISSINRILRSNPTEKSRRSSLGSSCSPSSSESSISPPIATKRSPVGYSINDILGHQNASVSFEFTPTPIMPQSGKRKFSEIDDGDLLAVAAKSARLIEEEAAIKHNAPADISLTAVPTPTSTDLCKDLGSLLDMLPWVPSQVSSSKNNNTSFDDSFTSLVGQNKAAYEREFHESQATSTERIRQQYDAARPHQPGAETTKFNAPKIEMPCSSLPSVQHQESFYPQYKPHPTVSRPVPTVVSSTGSISSIPNVSSSFYNVPSCSQTQNTGLPAYSYPGYAPTAFSRMAQQKNLYPVPTISSEAPTSAFHAPISPYCGYSTAPIPYYYQQ; translated from the coding sequence ATGGGCGGTTCTTATGTCAATGGCAAAGCTCTCCCAGAATCCGTGCGAAGACAGATTGTAGAGATGTCCCTTAACAATATAAGGGCTTGCGACATTGCAAAACAATTGAAAGTCTCCCATGGCTGTGTTAGTAAACTGTTAAAGAAATATCGAAATACTGGATCCTTCAAGGCAGGATCTACTGGCGGATCCAAACCCAAGGTAGCAATACCAGAGGTGGTGGATATAATCATGAACTACAAGGACGAAAATCCGACAATGTTTGCTTGGGAGATAAGAGACAGGTTAATCAAAGAGAGAAGATGTACAAAATTGAACGTCCCGAGCATTAGCTCCATCAACAGAATCTTGCGTAGCAATCCAACCGAGAAATCCAGACGATCGTCATTGGGCTCAAGTTGCTCTCCGTCATCATCTGAGAGTTCCATCAGTCCACCAATCGCCACAAAGCGCTCTCCTGTTGGATACAGCATCAATGATATCCTTGGCCATCAAAACGCATCTGTCAGTTTCGAATTCACCCCAACTCCCATAATGCCTCAATCTGGAAAACGGAAGTTTAGTGAAATCGACGATGGAGATTTACTGGCAGTTGCTGCTAAATCTGCTCGCTTGATAGAAGAGGAGGCTGCAATAAAACATAACGCACCAGCAGACATCTCCCTGACCGCAGTCCCCACTCCTACATCTACCGATCTCTGCAAGGATCTGGGATCCCTCCTAGACATGCTTCCATGGGTGCCTTCACAAGTCTCATCATCCAAAAATAATAACACAAGCTTCGACGACTCCTTTACCTCCCTTGTTGGCCAAAACAAAGCCGCATACGAGAGGGAATTCCATGAGAGTCAAGCGACATCCACCGAGAGAATCCGTCAACAATACGACGCAGCCAGGCCACACCAACCCGGAGCAGAAACGACAAAGTTCAATGCACCAAAGATCGAAATGCCCTGCTCTTCTCTGCCATCTGTTCAGCATCAAGAAAGTTTCTACCCTCAATACAAGCCACACCCTACTGTTTCCAGACCCGTGCCGACAGTCGTGTCCTCTACTGGGTCAATCTCAAGCATCCCCAATGTGTCCTCATCTTTTTACAATGTGCCATCCTGCTCCCAGACACAGAATACAGGATTGCCTGCCTACAGTTACCCAGGATACGCCCCGACAGCCTTTTCACGCATGGCGCAGCAGAAAAATCTGTATCCTGTCCCTACCATCTCGTCGGAAGCACCAACTTCCGCTTTCCATGCTCCTATCTCGCCCTACTGCGGATACAGCACAGCACCAATTCCTTATTACTATCAGCAATAA